The following proteins are co-located in the Mus caroli chromosome 7, CAROLI_EIJ_v1.1, whole genome shotgun sequence genome:
- the Znf180 gene encoding zinc finger protein 180 isoform X1: MEQQDDESLESLQAGVENFVLPQEMIIEVEGEDAGSPDIMPQESTDFKIVTVDLTEEAQSTWNNAQRTPEKTVTLEGHRDLWDLPAVHGTEGATSKQTVFDEEPSHGLKLEGLARDDPWLSSCEEARDCKEQLEKQPNKQEEVAFTQGSAGSPDTVYRGHDLDRSCPSTSRPSFPMIPLRNHCHKQASHVKKLHGDGVANSHQKVSENSDLLEDDTAGEAPRNIRPSQFISSPQGEKAYERNGHVQPFGRGAPLNLNEKVRLEGKTFGFKGRGQVLNHNVVLSGPQKLLVQEGQDTRKTAPSPSLPQSLRNYCEEKRFECKYCGKSFSWSSHLIAHQRTHTGEKPYKCNLCGKFFTRSSHVVSHQRIHTGEKPYRCNLCGKSFTQRYVLVVHQRTHTGERPYECTQCGKSFRQSYKLIAHQRTHTGEKPYECTQCGKSFRQSYKLIAHQRTHTGEKPYECTQCGKSFIQSYKLIAHQKIHSGEKPYECSHCGKSFSQSYKLVAHQRTHTGEKPFECNYCGKSFSWSSQLVSHQRTHTGEKPYECNECGKSFNRSSHLVMHQRTHTGEKPYQCKQCGKSFSQSYVLVVHQRTHTGEKPYECGQCGKTFRQSSCFTQHQRTHTGEKPYECNQCGKTFSLSARLIVHQRTHTGEKPYKCSQCGKAFISSSKRSRHQATHSEETCKS, translated from the exons G GAAAGCACAGACTTCAAGATTGTGACTGTGGACCTTACAGAGGAGGCACAGAGCACGTGGAACAATGCCCAGAGAACCCCAGAGAAAACTGTGACCCTGGAAGGCCATAGGGACCTGTGGG ACTTGCCAGCTGTACATGGAACAGAAGGAGCAACCTCAAAGCAGACAGTCTTCGATGAAGAACCATCCCATGGATTGAAGCTAGAGGGGTTGGCAAGAGATGATCCTTGGCTGTCATCATGTGAAGAAGCCCGAGACTGTAAGGAGCAGTTGGAGAAACAACCGAACAAGCAAGAGGAGGTGGCCTTTACCCAGGGTAGCGCTGGTTCTCCTGATACTGTCTACAGGGGTCATGACCTTGACAGGAGTTGCCCGAGTACCAGCCGGCCTTCATTCCCCATGATACCCCTCAGAAACCATTGCCATAAACAGGCGTCACATGTTAAAAAGTTACATGGTGATGGCGTTGCAAACAGTCACCAAAAGGTCAGCGAGAACTCAGATCTCCTTGAAGATGACACAGCTGGGGAAGCTCCTCGGAACATTCGTCCCTCTCAGTTCATAAGCAGCCCACAAGGAGAGAAAGCCTATGAACGTAATGGTCATGTTCAACCTTTTGGCCGAGGTGCGCCCCTAAATCTAAATGAAAAAGTTCGTTTGGAAGGTAAAACCTTTGGCTTTAAAGGGCGCGGGCAAGTTTTAAACCATAACGTGGTCCTCAGTGGGCCTCAGAAGCTTCTTGTTCAAGAGGGTCAGGATACACGTAAAACTGCCCCAAGTCCGTCTCTCCCTCAAAGCCTGAGAAACTACTGTGAGGAGAAGCGCTTTGAGTGTAAGTACTGCGGCAAGTCCTTCAGCTGGAGCTCACATCTCATTGCACACCAAAGAACCCACACGGGGGAAAAGCCCTACAAATGCAACCTGTGTGGGAAGTTCTTCACCCGGAGCTCGCATGTTGTTTCTCATCAGAGGATTCACACCGGAGAGAAACCGTACAGGTGCAATCTGTGTGGGAAGTCCTTTACCCAGAGATATGTTCTTGTGGTACATCAAAGAACTCACACTGGCGAGAGGCCTTATGAGTGCACCCAGTGTGGGAAGTCGTTCCGCCAGAGCTACAAACTCATCGCACATCAAAGAACCCACACAGGAGAAAAGCCATACGAATGCACCCAGTGTGGGAAGTCGTTCCGCCAGAGCTACAAACTCATCGCACATCAAAGAACCCACACAGGAGAAAAGCCATACGAATGCACCCAGTGTGGGAAGTCGTTCATCCAGAGTTACAAGCTCATCGCGCACCAGAAAATTCATTCTGGAGAAAAACCTTATGAGTGCAGTCACTGTGGCAAGTCCTTCAGCCAAAGCTATAAACTCGTTGCACATCAGAGGACTCACACCGGCGAGAAGCCCTTCGAGTGTAATTACTGTGGGAAGTCGTTCAGCTGGAGCTCGCAGCTTGTGTCGCATCAGAGAacccacacaggagagaaaccgtACGAGTGTAACGAGTGTGGGAAGTCATTCAACCGGAGCTCACACCTTGTCATGCATCAGAgaactcacactggagagaagccgtATCAGTGCAAGCAGTGCGGGAAATCCTTCAGTCAGAGCTACGTTCTCGTCGTTCATCAGAGGACACACACTGGGGAAAAGCCCTACGAGTGCGGCCAGTGCGGGAAGACGTTCAGGCAGAGCTCCTGCTTTACTCAGCATCAGAGgactcacactggagagaagccctacgAGTGTAATCAGTGTGGGAAGACATTCAGCCTAAGTGCCCGGCTTATCGTCCACCAGCGAACTCACACTGGGGAAAAGCCCTACAAGTGCAgccagtgtgggaaagcctttattAGCAGTTCTAAGCGCAGTAGGCACCAGGCTACTCACAGTGAGGAGACCTGTAAGTCCTGA
- the Znf180 gene encoding zinc finger protein 180 isoform X2 produces MIIEVEGEDAGSPDIMPQESTDFKIVTVDLTEEAQSTWNNAQRTPEKTVTLEGHRDLWDLPAVHGTEGATSKQTVFDEEPSHGLKLEGLARDDPWLSSCEEARDCKEQLEKQPNKQEEVAFTQGSAGSPDTVYRGHDLDRSCPSTSRPSFPMIPLRNHCHKQASHVKKLHGDGVANSHQKVSENSDLLEDDTAGEAPRNIRPSQFISSPQGEKAYERNGHVQPFGRGAPLNLNEKVRLEGKTFGFKGRGQVLNHNVVLSGPQKLLVQEGQDTRKTAPSPSLPQSLRNYCEEKRFECKYCGKSFSWSSHLIAHQRTHTGEKPYKCNLCGKFFTRSSHVVSHQRIHTGEKPYRCNLCGKSFTQRYVLVVHQRTHTGERPYECTQCGKSFRQSYKLIAHQRTHTGEKPYECTQCGKSFRQSYKLIAHQRTHTGEKPYECTQCGKSFIQSYKLIAHQKIHSGEKPYECSHCGKSFSQSYKLVAHQRTHTGEKPFECNYCGKSFSWSSQLVSHQRTHTGEKPYECNECGKSFNRSSHLVMHQRTHTGEKPYQCKQCGKSFSQSYVLVVHQRTHTGEKPYECGQCGKTFRQSSCFTQHQRTHTGEKPYECNQCGKTFSLSARLIVHQRTHTGEKPYKCSQCGKAFISSSKRSRHQATHSEETCKS; encoded by the exons G GAAAGCACAGACTTCAAGATTGTGACTGTGGACCTTACAGAGGAGGCACAGAGCACGTGGAACAATGCCCAGAGAACCCCAGAGAAAACTGTGACCCTGGAAGGCCATAGGGACCTGTGGG ACTTGCCAGCTGTACATGGAACAGAAGGAGCAACCTCAAAGCAGACAGTCTTCGATGAAGAACCATCCCATGGATTGAAGCTAGAGGGGTTGGCAAGAGATGATCCTTGGCTGTCATCATGTGAAGAAGCCCGAGACTGTAAGGAGCAGTTGGAGAAACAACCGAACAAGCAAGAGGAGGTGGCCTTTACCCAGGGTAGCGCTGGTTCTCCTGATACTGTCTACAGGGGTCATGACCTTGACAGGAGTTGCCCGAGTACCAGCCGGCCTTCATTCCCCATGATACCCCTCAGAAACCATTGCCATAAACAGGCGTCACATGTTAAAAAGTTACATGGTGATGGCGTTGCAAACAGTCACCAAAAGGTCAGCGAGAACTCAGATCTCCTTGAAGATGACACAGCTGGGGAAGCTCCTCGGAACATTCGTCCCTCTCAGTTCATAAGCAGCCCACAAGGAGAGAAAGCCTATGAACGTAATGGTCATGTTCAACCTTTTGGCCGAGGTGCGCCCCTAAATCTAAATGAAAAAGTTCGTTTGGAAGGTAAAACCTTTGGCTTTAAAGGGCGCGGGCAAGTTTTAAACCATAACGTGGTCCTCAGTGGGCCTCAGAAGCTTCTTGTTCAAGAGGGTCAGGATACACGTAAAACTGCCCCAAGTCCGTCTCTCCCTCAAAGCCTGAGAAACTACTGTGAGGAGAAGCGCTTTGAGTGTAAGTACTGCGGCAAGTCCTTCAGCTGGAGCTCACATCTCATTGCACACCAAAGAACCCACACGGGGGAAAAGCCCTACAAATGCAACCTGTGTGGGAAGTTCTTCACCCGGAGCTCGCATGTTGTTTCTCATCAGAGGATTCACACCGGAGAGAAACCGTACAGGTGCAATCTGTGTGGGAAGTCCTTTACCCAGAGATATGTTCTTGTGGTACATCAAAGAACTCACACTGGCGAGAGGCCTTATGAGTGCACCCAGTGTGGGAAGTCGTTCCGCCAGAGCTACAAACTCATCGCACATCAAAGAACCCACACAGGAGAAAAGCCATACGAATGCACCCAGTGTGGGAAGTCGTTCCGCCAGAGCTACAAACTCATCGCACATCAAAGAACCCACACAGGAGAAAAGCCATACGAATGCACCCAGTGTGGGAAGTCGTTCATCCAGAGTTACAAGCTCATCGCGCACCAGAAAATTCATTCTGGAGAAAAACCTTATGAGTGCAGTCACTGTGGCAAGTCCTTCAGCCAAAGCTATAAACTCGTTGCACATCAGAGGACTCACACCGGCGAGAAGCCCTTCGAGTGTAATTACTGTGGGAAGTCGTTCAGCTGGAGCTCGCAGCTTGTGTCGCATCAGAGAacccacacaggagagaaaccgtACGAGTGTAACGAGTGTGGGAAGTCATTCAACCGGAGCTCACACCTTGTCATGCATCAGAgaactcacactggagagaagccgtATCAGTGCAAGCAGTGCGGGAAATCCTTCAGTCAGAGCTACGTTCTCGTCGTTCATCAGAGGACACACACTGGGGAAAAGCCCTACGAGTGCGGCCAGTGCGGGAAGACGTTCAGGCAGAGCTCCTGCTTTACTCAGCATCAGAGgactcacactggagagaagccctacgAGTGTAATCAGTGTGGGAAGACATTCAGCCTAAGTGCCCGGCTTATCGTCCACCAGCGAACTCACACTGGGGAAAAGCCCTACAAGTGCAgccagtgtgggaaagcctttattAGCAGTTCTAAGCGCAGTAGGCACCAGGCTACTCACAGTGAGGAGACCTGTAAGTCCTGA